Proteins found in one Limnohabitans sp. TEGF004 genomic segment:
- the tsaD gene encoding tRNA (adenosine(37)-N6)-threonylcarbamoyltransferase complex transferase subunit TsaD, with the protein MLILGIESSCDETGVALVRSEGSALPTLLSHALYSQVAMHVAYGGVVPELASRDHIRRVIPLAREVMAEAQRTLQDVDVVAYTRGPGLAGALLVGAGVACALGAALNKPVLGVHHLEGHLLSPFLSEDPPEFPFVALLVSGGHTQLMRVDGVGHYELLGETIDDAAGEAFDKSAKLMGLGYPGGPALSKLAEQGDPAAFKLPRPLLHSGNLDFSFAGLKTAVMTQAKKLGDDLEARKADLAASTEAAIVEVLLKKSLTALRETGLRRLVVAGGVGANRHLREQLNAACKRQGVRVHYPELHLCTDNGAMIAMAAAMRLQSGEGGMAQAQPRYSFDVKPRWPLAELA; encoded by the coding sequence ATGTTGATCCTCGGTATTGAATCCTCTTGCGACGAAACAGGTGTGGCGCTGGTCCGCTCTGAAGGCTCGGCCTTACCCACGTTGCTATCGCACGCTCTTTATAGCCAAGTGGCCATGCATGTGGCCTATGGCGGCGTGGTGCCTGAGTTGGCCAGCCGAGACCACATTCGCCGTGTGATTCCGCTGGCGCGTGAGGTGATGGCCGAGGCGCAGCGCACCTTACAAGATGTGGATGTGGTGGCATACACCCGCGGCCCAGGTTTGGCTGGCGCTTTGCTGGTCGGGGCTGGTGTGGCCTGTGCCTTGGGCGCTGCTTTGAACAAGCCTGTGCTTGGCGTGCATCACCTTGAGGGCCATTTGCTGTCGCCGTTTTTGAGCGAAGACCCGCCCGAGTTTCCGTTTGTCGCCCTGTTGGTGTCGGGCGGCCACACGCAGCTCATGCGTGTGGACGGGGTGGGGCACTATGAGTTGCTGGGTGAAACCATTGACGATGCTGCAGGCGAGGCCTTTGACAAGTCGGCCAAGCTCATGGGTTTGGGCTACCCCGGTGGCCCGGCGCTCTCAAAGCTGGCTGAGCAGGGTGACCCTGCTGCCTTCAAGCTACCGCGTCCCTTGCTGCACAGCGGTAATTTAGATTTTTCGTTCGCTGGCCTCAAAACTGCGGTCATGACCCAAGCCAAAAAGCTGGGTGATGACTTAGAAGCCCGAAAAGCTGATTTGGCGGCATCGACCGAGGCTGCCATCGTCGAGGTGCTTTTGAAGAAATCTCTCACAGCGCTGCGCGAAACTGGGCTGAGACGCTTGGTTGTGGCTGGCGGCGTAGGGGCCAACCGGCATTTGCGCGAGCAACTCAATGCTGCATGCAAGCGCCAAGGCGTGCGGGTGCATTACCCCGAGCTGCATTTGTGTACCGACAACGGTGCCATGATCGCCATGGCCGCTGCCATGCGCCTGCAAAGTGGCGAGGGCGGCATGGCCCAAGCCCAGCCGCGCTACAGCTTTGACGTCAAGCCACGCTGGCCGCTGGCTGAATTGGCCTGA
- the rpsO gene encoding 30S ribosomal protein S15, producing the protein MLTAKIAEVVKDNARAAGDTGSPEVQVALLTARINELTPHFKQHAKDHHGRRGLLRMVSRRRKLLDYLKSKNFDRYAALIAKLGLRK; encoded by the coding sequence ATGTTGACAGCAAAAATTGCTGAAGTCGTTAAAGACAACGCACGCGCCGCAGGCGATACAGGTAGTCCCGAAGTCCAAGTGGCTTTGTTGACAGCTCGTATCAACGAACTCACACCTCACTTCAAACAACACGCCAAAGACCACCACGGTCGTCGCGGTTTGTTGCGCATGGTGAGCCGTCGTCGCAAATTGCTCGACTACCTCAAGTCGAAAAACTTTGACCGTTACGCTGCTCTGATCGCCAAGCTTGGCCTGCGCAAGTAA
- the pnp gene encoding polyribonucleotide nucleotidyltransferase, with the protein MSIFNKVTKTFQWGQHTVTMETGEVARQAGGAVLVNMDDTVVLATVVGSKIAKAGQDFFPLTVDYIEKTYAAGKIPGSFFKREAKPSEHETLTSRLIDRPIRPLFPEGFYNDVHVVIHTVSLNPEVDADIAALIAVSAALSISGIPFNGPIGAARVGYINGEYVLNPGQTQRKDSQMDLVVAGTEAAVLMVESEAQQLSEEIMLGAVVFGHEQGNIAINAIHELVRDAGKPAWDWAAPAKDEPLIAKVQAHAEEKLRAAYQIRNKQSRTLACRQAYAAVMESLKADGVEFDSVKVENMLFDIEAHIVRSQILAGEPRIDGRDTRTVRPIEIRNSVLPRTHGSALFTRGETQALVVTTLGTERDAQRIDALAGEYEDRFMMHYNMPPFATGEVGRMGSTKRREIGHGRLAKRALVAVLPTKEEFPYTMRVVSEITESNGSSSMASVCGGCLSMMDAGVPMKAHVAGIAMGLIKDGNRFAVLTDILGDEDHLGDMDFKVAGTTNGITALQMDIKIQGITKEIMQVALAQAKEARMHILDKMQAAMGEAKTEVSDFAPKLFTMKINPEKIRDVIGKGGATIRALTEETGCQINIEEDGTITIAATDGEKAEIAKRRITEITAEVEIGKIYEGPITKLLDFGALVNLLPGKDGLLHISQIAHERVEKVTDYLSEGQIVRVKVLETDEKGRVKLSMKALIERPQADHAHDAAPHA; encoded by the coding sequence ATGTCCATTTTCAATAAAGTTACCAAGACATTCCAATGGGGCCAACACACGGTCACCATGGAAACCGGCGAAGTCGCTCGCCAAGCCGGCGGCGCTGTGCTCGTCAACATGGACGACACCGTGGTGTTGGCCACTGTCGTGGGTTCGAAGATCGCCAAAGCTGGCCAAGACTTCTTCCCCTTGACCGTTGACTACATCGAGAAAACATACGCTGCAGGCAAGATTCCTGGCAGCTTCTTCAAGCGCGAAGCCAAGCCTAGCGAACACGAGACATTGACAAGCCGTCTGATCGACCGCCCCATCCGTCCTTTGTTCCCAGAAGGTTTCTACAACGACGTGCACGTGGTGATTCACACTGTGTCGTTGAACCCAGAAGTCGATGCTGACATCGCAGCCTTGATCGCTGTGTCTGCTGCTTTGAGCATCTCTGGCATTCCTTTCAACGGCCCCATCGGTGCCGCTCGCGTGGGTTACATCAACGGCGAATACGTCTTGAACCCAGGTCAAACACAACGCAAAGACAGCCAGATGGACCTCGTGGTCGCTGGTACCGAAGCCGCTGTGTTGATGGTGGAATCTGAAGCTCAACAGCTGTCAGAAGAAATCATGTTGGGTGCTGTGGTGTTCGGCCATGAGCAAGGCAACATCGCGATCAACGCCATCCACGAATTGGTGCGCGACGCTGGCAAACCAGCATGGGATTGGGCTGCTCCTGCCAAGGACGAGCCACTGATCGCCAAGGTTCAAGCACACGCCGAAGAAAAACTGCGCGCTGCCTACCAAATCCGCAACAAACAATCACGCACCTTGGCTTGCCGCCAAGCCTACGCTGCTGTGATGGAATCCCTCAAGGCCGACGGCGTTGAGTTTGATTCGGTCAAAGTCGAAAACATGTTGTTCGACATCGAAGCCCACATCGTTCGCAGCCAAATCTTGGCAGGCGAGCCTCGCATCGACGGCCGCGACACACGCACAGTGCGCCCCATCGAAATCCGTAACAGCGTGTTGCCACGCACCCACGGTTCTGCCTTGTTCACACGCGGCGAAACCCAAGCTTTGGTGGTCACTACTTTGGGTACAGAGCGCGACGCACAACGCATCGACGCTTTGGCCGGTGAATACGAAGACCGTTTCATGATGCACTACAACATGCCTCCCTTTGCCACGGGCGAGGTGGGTCGCATGGGCTCTACAAAGCGCCGCGAAATCGGCCACGGCCGTTTGGCCAAGCGTGCTTTGGTGGCTGTGTTGCCAACCAAAGAAGAGTTTCCATACACCATGCGAGTGGTGTCTGAAATCACAGAATCCAACGGTTCTTCATCGATGGCTTCGGTCTGCGGTGGCTGCTTGTCCATGATGGACGCTGGCGTGCCCATGAAAGCACACGTGGCTGGTATCGCCATGGGCTTGATCAAAGACGGCAACCGTTTTGCTGTGTTGACCGACATCTTGGGTGACGAAGATCACTTGGGCGATATGGACTTCAAAGTGGCTGGTACCACCAACGGTATTACTGCTTTGCAAATGGACATCAAGATCCAAGGCATCACCAAAGAAATCATGCAAGTTGCATTGGCTCAAGCCAAAGAAGCACGCATGCACATCTTGGACAAGATGCAAGCAGCCATGGGCGAAGCCAAGACTGAAGTGTCTGACTTTGCACCTAAGTTGTTCACCATGAAGATCAACCCCGAGAAGATCCGTGACGTGATCGGCAAAGGTGGCGCCACCATCCGTGCGTTGACCGAAGAAACCGGTTGCCAGATCAACATCGAAGAAGACGGCACGATCACCATCGCTGCCACCGATGGCGAGAAGGCTGAAATCGCCAAGCGTCGTATCACCGAAATCACGGCTGAAGTCGAAATCGGCAAGATCTACGAAGGCCCCATCACCAAGTTGTTGGACTTCGGCGCTTTGGTCAACTTGTTGCCAGGTAAAGACGGCTTGTTGCACATCAGTCAAATCGCACACGAGCGCGTCGAGAAAGTCACTGACTACCTCAGCGAAGGTCAAATCGTGCGCGTCAAAGTGCTCGAGACAGACGAAAAAGGTCGCGTCAAGTTGTCGATGAAGGCATTGATCGAGCGTCCACAAGCTGACCACGCACACGACGCAGCACCTCACGCCTAA
- a CDS encoding NAD(P)H-quinone oxidoreductase, translating into MHIVEITTYGAPEVLCVGQRPVPQAGEGELLIRVSASGVNRPDVLQRKGHYPVPVGASDVPGLEVAGVIESGDAAALAAAGLKVGDRVCALVAGGGYAQYCVAPVAQCLPVPAGLSDVEAASLPETFFTVWSNVFDRAQLQAGETLLVQGGSSGIGVTAIQMAKAMGATVIVTAGNDDKCAACVALGADHAINYKTHDFAAEAMRLTHGKGVDVVLDMVAGDYVAREVDCLAEDGRLVIIALQGGTKGNFDAGKVLRRRLHITGSTLRPRPVAFKAAIARNLRERVWPLIESGRIKPVIHATFDAAPADGAANAHRLMESNQHIGKIVLTWSK; encoded by the coding sequence ATGCACATCGTTGAAATCACCACGTACGGCGCCCCAGAGGTGCTGTGCGTTGGCCAGCGGCCTGTGCCGCAGGCAGGTGAGGGTGAGTTGCTGATTCGTGTCAGCGCCAGTGGCGTCAATCGCCCTGACGTGTTGCAGCGAAAGGGCCACTACCCTGTGCCTGTTGGCGCGTCTGATGTGCCTGGCCTTGAGGTGGCGGGTGTCATCGAATCAGGTGATGCGGCGGCTTTGGCTGCTGCGGGTCTGAAGGTGGGCGACCGTGTGTGTGCTTTGGTGGCTGGCGGAGGCTATGCGCAATATTGTGTGGCACCCGTGGCCCAGTGTTTGCCAGTGCCCGCAGGGTTGAGTGATGTCGAGGCAGCTTCGTTGCCCGAGACATTCTTTACCGTGTGGAGCAATGTGTTTGACCGTGCGCAATTGCAAGCGGGCGAGACATTGCTGGTGCAAGGAGGCTCTAGCGGCATTGGCGTGACGGCGATTCAAATGGCCAAGGCCATGGGTGCGACCGTCATCGTGACTGCGGGTAACGACGACAAATGTGCTGCTTGTGTGGCACTGGGCGCAGACCATGCGATCAACTACAAAACCCACGACTTTGCGGCCGAGGCCATGCGCCTGACCCACGGCAAAGGTGTGGATGTTGTGCTCGATATGGTGGCGGGCGACTATGTGGCGCGTGAGGTGGATTGCTTGGCAGAAGATGGCCGCTTGGTCATCATTGCTTTGCAAGGTGGCACCAAAGGCAATTTCGACGCAGGCAAAGTGCTGCGTCGCCGTTTGCACATCACGGGTTCGACTTTGCGTCCGCGGCCCGTGGCATTCAAAGCTGCGATTGCGCGCAACTTGCGTGAACGCGTTTGGCCATTGATTGAGTCTGGGCGTATCAAGCCTGTGATTCACGCCACGTTTGATGCGGCTCCAGCGGATGGTGCAGCCAACGCGCACCGTTTGATGGAGTCCAATCAGCACATTGGCAAGATTGTTTTGACTTGGAGTAAGTGA
- the tpiA gene encoding triose-phosphate isomerase codes for MKQKLIAGNWKMNGSLAANEVLVHGVQQGLVQALGGKRAQVAVCVPAAYLSQVQQLVKGSVIDLGSQDVSAHEQGAYTGEVSAAMLKDFAVRYAIVGHSERRQYHGETDEQVAHKAQRALSAGITPIVCVGETLAEREAGKTEEVVKRQLAAVIHANGHCISEIVVAYEPVWAIGTGKTASPEQAQAVHAVLRGQLKAATEHSDRVHILYGGSMNAANAAELLAQPDIDGGLIGGAALKVADFLTIIAAAAR; via the coding sequence ATGAAGCAAAAACTTATTGCAGGCAATTGGAAGATGAATGGCAGCTTGGCTGCCAACGAAGTCTTGGTGCACGGTGTGCAGCAGGGTTTGGTGCAAGCCTTGGGCGGCAAACGCGCGCAAGTCGCGGTGTGCGTGCCTGCGGCATATTTGTCGCAAGTGCAGCAACTCGTCAAAGGTTCTGTCATTGACTTGGGTTCGCAAGATGTGTCGGCGCACGAGCAGGGTGCTTACACCGGTGAGGTTTCGGCTGCCATGTTGAAAGACTTTGCGGTGCGTTACGCCATCGTGGGGCATTCCGAGCGTCGTCAATACCACGGTGAAACCGATGAGCAAGTGGCGCACAAAGCCCAACGCGCTTTGTCGGCAGGCATCACGCCCATCGTGTGTGTGGGCGAAACTTTGGCTGAGCGCGAAGCGGGTAAAACCGAAGAGGTGGTCAAGCGACAATTGGCGGCTGTGATTCACGCCAATGGTCATTGCATCAGCGAAATCGTGGTGGCTTACGAGCCAGTGTGGGCGATTGGCACAGGCAAAACAGCCTCGCCAGAGCAAGCGCAAGCGGTGCATGCTGTGTTGCGTGGTCAGCTCAAGGCGGCGACCGAGCATTCGGATCGCGTGCACATCTTGTACGGCGGTAGCATGAACGCGGCGAATGCGGCTGAATTGCTGGCGCAACCCGACATTGATGGCGGCCTCATTGGTGGTGCAGCCCTCAAGGTGGCAGATTTCTTAACCATCATCGCGGCTGCGGCGCGTTGA
- the secG gene encoding preprotein translocase subunit SecG: MSLILNIVQVVQLLSALGMIGLILVQHGKGADMGAAFGSGSSGSLFGASGGANFLSRTTGVLAAVFFVCTLALAYFGNLRPVSSGSVLEGAVVAPAPVVEVPASGAAQIPTK; encoded by the coding sequence ATGAGTTTGATTTTGAATATCGTCCAAGTGGTTCAGTTGTTGTCTGCCTTGGGCATGATTGGTTTGATCTTGGTTCAGCACGGCAAAGGTGCAGACATGGGCGCAGCTTTCGGCAGCGGCAGCTCGGGCAGCTTGTTTGGTGCCAGCGGTGGCGCTAACTTTTTGTCACGCACCACCGGGGTGTTGGCAGCCGTGTTCTTTGTGTGTACTTTGGCCTTGGCTTACTTCGGTAACTTGCGTCCTGTCAGCTCTGGTAGTGTGCTTGAGGGTGCTGTTGTGGCGCCTGCGCCGGTGGTGGAAGTGCCAGCCTCTGGTGCTGCGCAAATTCCAACGAAGTAA
- a CDS encoding NADH-quinone oxidoreductase subunit A — translation MSLEQYLPVLLFILVGLGVGVAPQVIGFFLGPRRPDPAKNSPYECGFEAFEDARMKFDVRYYLIAILFILFDLEIAFLFPWAVALKEIGFIGFIDMMIFLAILVAGFAYMWIKGAIDWE, via the coding sequence ATGAGCTTAGAACAATACCTTCCCGTCCTCTTATTTATCCTTGTGGGCTTAGGCGTGGGGGTTGCTCCTCAAGTCATCGGCTTCTTTTTGGGCCCTCGTCGCCCAGATCCGGCCAAAAACTCCCCTTACGAATGCGGCTTCGAGGCGTTTGAAGACGCGCGCATGAAGTTTGATGTGCGTTACTACTTGATCGCCATCCTCTTCATCTTGTTCGATTTGGAAATCGCATTTTTGTTCCCTTGGGCTGTGGCGCTCAAGGAAATTGGTTTCATTGGCTTCATCGACATGATGATCTTCCTTGCCATCCTCGTTGCAGGCTTTGCCTACATGTGGATCAAGGGTGCCATCGATTGGGAGTAA
- a CDS encoding NADH-quinone oxidoreductase subunit B, giving the protein MSLEGVFKEGFITTSYDSVVNWAKTGSLWPMTFGLACCAVEMMHAGAARYDIDRFGMLFRPSPRQSDLMIVAGTLCNKMAPALRKVYDQMSEPRWVLSMGSCANGGGYYHYSYSVVRGCDRVVPVDVYVPGCPPTAEALLYGILQLQSKIRRENTIAR; this is encoded by the coding sequence ATGTCACTTGAAGGCGTTTTCAAAGAAGGCTTCATCACCACGTCCTACGACTCGGTGGTGAATTGGGCCAAAACAGGCTCGTTGTGGCCAATGACATTCGGCTTGGCTTGCTGCGCGGTGGAGATGATGCATGCGGGCGCTGCCCGTTACGACATCGACCGCTTTGGCATGTTGTTCCGTCCAAGTCCACGTCAGTCCGATTTGATGATCGTGGCTGGCACCTTGTGCAACAAGATGGCCCCCGCTTTGCGTAAGGTGTACGACCAAATGTCTGAGCCACGTTGGGTGTTGTCTATGGGGTCATGCGCCAACGGCGGTGGCTACTACCACTACAGCTACTCGGTGGTGCGCGGCTGTGATCGCGTGGTGCCAGTAGACGTGTACGTGCCAGGCTGTCCACCCACGGCTGAGGCTTTGTTGTATGGCATCTTGCAGCTGCAAAGCAAGATTCGCCGCGAAAACACCATCGCTCGCTGA
- a CDS encoding NADH-quinone oxidoreductase subunit C yields the protein MSHSIQTLEAALQDVLGSKVKLLESALGELTLTVSAADYHGVCQTLRDDSRLGFEQLMDLCGLDYSSYKDGAHSKFTDGPRYAVVSHLLSVSHNWRLRVRVFAVSEDVPVVASVNDLWNSANWFEREAFDLFGIVFEGHLDLRRLLTDYGFVGHPFRKDFPTSGHVEMRYDAEQKRVVYQPVTIEPREITPRIIREDNYGGTH from the coding sequence ATGAGTCATTCCATTCAAACGCTTGAAGCGGCCTTGCAAGACGTGCTGGGTAGCAAAGTCAAGCTTCTCGAATCCGCTTTGGGCGAATTGACCTTGACGGTCTCTGCTGCTGATTACCACGGTGTGTGCCAAACCTTGCGCGACGATTCGCGTTTGGGCTTTGAGCAGTTGATGGACCTGTGTGGTCTTGATTACTCCAGCTACAAAGATGGCGCCCATTCCAAATTCACAGATGGCCCGCGCTATGCCGTGGTGAGCCATTTGTTGTCGGTCAGCCATAACTGGCGCCTGCGTGTGCGCGTGTTCGCTGTGAGCGAAGACGTGCCTGTGGTTGCTTCGGTCAACGATTTGTGGAACTCTGCCAACTGGTTCGAGCGCGAAGCGTTTGACTTGTTCGGCATCGTGTTCGAAGGTCACCTCGACTTGCGTCGCTTGTTGACCGATTACGGTTTCGTGGGTCATCCCTTCCGTAAAGATTTTCCAACCTCGGGTCACGTGGAAATGCGTTACGACGCCGAGCAAAAACGTGTGGTGTACCAACCCGTCACCATCGAGCCGCGCGAAATCACACCGCGCATCATTCGTGAAGACAACTACGGCGGTACGCACTGA
- a CDS encoding NADH-quinone oxidoreductase subunit D has translation MADIKNYTLNLGPQHPAAHGVLRLVLELDGEVVQRADPHIGLLHRATEKLAESKTYIQSLPYMDRLDYVSMMCNEHAYCLAIEKMMGIEVPERAQYIRVMYSEITRLLNHLLWLGCHGFDCGAMNILIYCFREREDLFDMYEAVSGARMHAAYFRPGGVYRDLPDSMPQYKASKVRNAKSVARLNEGRSGSLLDFIDDFTQRFPKLVDEYETLLTDNRIWKQRTVDIGVVTPERAKNLGFSGAMLRGSGIAWDLRKHQPYDVYDRMDFDIPVGKTGDCYDRYLVRVEEMRQSNRIIKQCVDWLRVNPGPVITDNHKVAAPSREGMKSNMEELIHHFKLFTEGFHVPEGEAYAAVEHPKGEFGIYLVSDGANKPYRMKIRAPGFAHLAAMDEMARGHMIADTVAVIGTMDIVFGEIDR, from the coding sequence ATGGCTGATATCAAGAACTACACCCTGAACTTGGGCCCTCAACATCCTGCAGCACACGGCGTGCTGCGTTTGGTGTTGGAACTCGACGGCGAAGTGGTCCAACGTGCCGATCCACACATCGGTTTGTTGCACCGCGCCACTGAGAAGCTGGCCGAGAGCAAAACCTACATTCAATCGTTGCCCTACATGGACCGTCTCGACTACGTGTCCATGATGTGTAACGAGCATGCTTACTGCTTGGCCATCGAAAAAATGATGGGCATTGAAGTGCCTGAGCGTGCGCAGTACATCCGTGTGATGTATTCCGAAATCACCCGTTTGCTCAACCACTTGTTGTGGTTGGGTTGCCATGGTTTCGACTGCGGCGCGATGAACATCTTGATCTACTGCTTCCGCGAACGTGAAGATTTGTTCGACATGTACGAAGCAGTCTCTGGTGCTCGTATGCATGCGGCTTACTTCCGTCCAGGCGGCGTGTACCGAGACCTGCCAGACAGCATGCCTCAGTACAAAGCCAGCAAAGTGCGCAATGCCAAGTCGGTGGCACGTTTGAACGAAGGCCGTTCAGGCTCTTTGCTCGACTTCATTGACGACTTCACGCAGCGCTTCCCCAAGTTGGTTGACGAGTACGAAACACTGCTCACCGACAACCGCATTTGGAAGCAACGCACGGTCGACATCGGTGTGGTCACGCCAGAGCGCGCGAAAAACCTTGGTTTCTCAGGTGCGATGTTGCGTGGCTCAGGCATTGCATGGGACTTGCGCAAGCACCAGCCTTATGACGTGTATGACCGCATGGACTTCGACATTCCTGTGGGCAAAACCGGTGACTGCTACGACCGTTATTTGGTGCGCGTCGAAGAAATGCGTCAGTCCAACCGCATCATCAAGCAGTGCGTGGACTGGTTGCGTGTCAACCCAGGTCCTGTCATCACCGACAACCACAAGGTGGCTGCACCTAGCCGTGAAGGCATGAAGTCCAACATGGAAGAGTTGATCCACCACTTCAAACTCTTCACTGAAGGTTTCCACGTGCCCGAAGGCGAGGCGTATGCCGCCGTTGAGCATCCCAAAGGTGAGTTTGGTATCTACCTCGTGAGTGATGGTGCCAACAAGCCTTACCGTATGAAGATTCGCGCTCCTGGCTTTGCCCACTTGGCAGCCATGGATGAAATGGCGCGTGGCCACATGATCGCTGACACCGTGGCGGTGATTGGCACGATGGACATTGTGTTCGGGGAAATTGACCGATGA
- the nuoE gene encoding NADH-quinone oxidoreductase subunit NuoE: MSSVNTHHSAPLSAEAQARFAREVAKYPDDQKQSAVMACLSIAQQEQGFVSAESERVIAELLGMAPMAVHEVTTFYNMYNQQPVGKFKINVCTNLPCQLRNGQGALMHLVKTLGIEVGETTADGMFTVQPGECMGACADAPVLLVNDRTMCSYMSDDKIDQMVAGLRAVKE, translated from the coding sequence ATGAGTTCTGTAAACACCCACCACAGCGCACCGCTGTCGGCCGAGGCTCAGGCGCGTTTTGCGCGTGAAGTCGCCAAATACCCAGACGACCAGAAGCAATCTGCCGTCATGGCTTGCTTGTCCATCGCCCAGCAAGAGCAGGGCTTTGTCAGCGCCGAGAGCGAGCGCGTGATTGCTGAGTTGCTTGGCATGGCCCCCATGGCTGTGCACGAAGTGACCACCTTCTACAACATGTACAACCAACAACCGGTTGGCAAGTTCAAGATCAACGTGTGTACCAACCTGCCATGCCAATTGCGCAACGGGCAGGGCGCTTTGATGCACTTGGTCAAGACCTTGGGTATTGAAGTCGGCGAGACCACGGCTGATGGCATGTTTACCGTGCAACCCGGCGAATGCATGGGCGCTTGCGCCGATGCGCCAGTGTTGTTGGTGAACGACCGCACCATGTGCAGCTACATGAGCGACGACAAGATCGACCAAATGGTCGCAGGCTTGCGCGCGGTGAAGGAATAA
- the nuoF gene encoding NADH-quinone oxidoreductase subunit NuoF produces the protein MTTSSQALQVLSQFQTTAVETCFHDRHIGPQILAGLNGNNWSLQDYVARGGYQALRKILTEGLTQDQVIAIVKESGLRGRGGAGFPTGLKWSFMPRQFPGQKYLVCNSDEGEPGTCKDREILQHNPHIVIEGMAIAAFAMGISVGYNYIHGEIFQTYERFEAALEEARAAGFLGDNILGSTFSFQLHAAHGFGAYICGEETALLESLEGKKGQPRFKPPFPASFGLYGKPTTINNTETFAAVPWIINNGGQAYLECGKPNNGGTKIFSVSGDVERPGNYEVPMGTPFSILLELAGGVRKGRKLKAVIPGGSSSPVVPGDLMMKLTMDYDSIAKDGGSMLGSGAVIVLDDSRCMVKSLLRLSYFYMHESCGQCTPCREGTGWLWRMVDRIERGEGRESDLALLDNVAENIMGRTICALGDAAAMPVRGMIKHFRHEFEHHITHKTCTVSAYV, from the coding sequence ATGACTACCTCTAGCCAAGCTTTACAAGTTCTCTCCCAATTCCAAACGACCGCAGTGGAAACATGTTTCCACGACCGTCACATCGGCCCACAAATTTTGGCTGGTTTGAACGGCAATAACTGGTCGTTGCAAGACTACGTCGCACGCGGTGGCTACCAAGCCCTGCGCAAGATCTTGACGGAAGGTTTGACCCAAGATCAAGTCATTGCGATCGTCAAAGAATCCGGATTGCGTGGTCGCGGCGGTGCGGGCTTTCCCACAGGTTTGAAGTGGAGCTTCATGCCTCGCCAGTTCCCAGGTCAAAAGTACTTGGTCTGTAACTCAGACGAGGGCGAGCCCGGTACTTGCAAAGACCGCGAGATCTTGCAACACAACCCCCACATCGTGATTGAAGGTATGGCCATCGCCGCTTTTGCCATGGGCATCAGCGTGGGCTACAACTACATCCACGGCGAAATCTTCCAAACCTACGAGCGTTTTGAAGCTGCCCTCGAAGAAGCCCGCGCAGCTGGCTTCTTGGGTGACAACATCTTGGGCTCCACGTTCAGCTTCCAGTTGCACGCGGCTCACGGTTTTGGCGCTTACATCTGCGGTGAAGAAACTGCATTGCTCGAGTCGCTCGAAGGAAAAAAAGGCCAACCCCGTTTCAAACCACCGTTCCCAGCGAGCTTTGGTTTGTACGGCAAGCCCACCACCATCAACAACACCGAAACCTTCGCGGCGGTGCCTTGGATCATCAACAACGGTGGTCAGGCTTACCTCGAATGCGGCAAGCCCAACAACGGCGGCACCAAGATCTTCTCGGTGAGCGGTGATGTCGAGCGTCCTGGCAACTACGAAGTGCCTATGGGCACACCGTTCTCCATATTGTTGGAGTTAGCCGGTGGCGTTCGCAAGGGTCGCAAGCTCAAAGCTGTGATCCCTGGCGGTTCTTCTTCGCCAGTTGTTCCTGGCGACTTGATGATGAAGCTCACCATGGACTACGACAGCATCGCCAAAGACGGCGGTTCAATGTTGGGTTCAGGTGCTGTGATCGTTTTGGACGACTCACGCTGCATGGTCAAGAGTCTGCTGCGCTTGAGCTACTTCTACATGCACGAGTCATGCGGCCAATGCACACCTTGCCGTGAAGGTACAGGTTGGTTGTGGCGCATGGTCGACCGCATTGAGCGTGGTGAAGGCCGCGAAAGCGACTTGGCTTTGCTCGACAACGTGGCAGAGAACATCATGGGCCGCACGATTTGCGCCCTCGGAGATGCAGCAGCCATGCCCGTGCGCGGCATGATCAAGCACTTCCGCCATGAGTTTGAACACCACATCACGCACAAGACCTGCACGGTCTCTGCCTACGTTTGA